The Paenibacillus sophorae genome has a segment encoding these proteins:
- a CDS encoding iron-containing alcohol dehydrogenase family protein — protein MENTLIVRAAPQEFICGPGCWNELEHHLERRGISSALVVRGGRSWEAAEHYFPDFKRIEIQFYRYGGECTYAERDAIASEATKLGLQSIIAVGGGKVSDTAKAAAALLRIPVIILPTLAATCSAWSSLSVMYDEAGTMVDFEVFPHSNALVLLDPRVILDSPPELLVAGIGDTLAKWYEADAIISHLPSPPEEIALAHYAARRCRDNLMIHSADALGAQREGELNDAFVRVVETNILTAGLVGGFGEDYGRTAGAHSVHDALTILPQSHRLLHGSKVAYGVLVQLVLEGKREEIGRLLPFYQEIGLPASLQDMGLGGLTRDDRFRVAAHAVLPGASIHRMPGTFDTVKVADAMEELESLISALRAGETVTASR, from the coding sequence TTGGAAAATACGTTGATTGTCCGCGCGGCTCCGCAAGAATTTATTTGCGGGCCTGGCTGCTGGAACGAGCTTGAACATCATCTGGAGCGCAGGGGAATTTCCTCCGCTCTTGTCGTGCGCGGCGGCCGTTCATGGGAAGCGGCGGAGCACTATTTTCCTGATTTCAAGCGGATTGAGATCCAGTTCTACCGTTACGGCGGAGAGTGCACCTATGCCGAGCGGGACGCGATCGCCTCCGAGGCAACCAAGCTCGGACTTCAGTCCATTATCGCCGTCGGCGGCGGCAAGGTCAGTGATACGGCGAAGGCCGCAGCAGCGCTGCTGCGGATTCCGGTTATCATTCTGCCTACCTTGGCGGCAACCTGCTCGGCCTGGTCCTCTCTCAGCGTTATGTATGACGAGGCCGGAACGATGGTGGACTTCGAGGTATTTCCTCACAGCAATGCGCTGGTTCTGCTGGACCCGCGTGTGATTCTGGATTCGCCCCCAGAGCTGCTGGTCGCCGGAATCGGGGATACGCTGGCTAAGTGGTATGAGGCCGACGCCATCATCTCCCATTTGCCTTCGCCGCCCGAGGAAATCGCGCTGGCCCATTATGCCGCACGCAGATGCCGCGACAACCTGATGATCCACAGCGCCGATGCGCTGGGCGCACAGCGAGAAGGGGAGTTAAACGACGCTTTTGTAAGGGTCGTGGAGACGAATATTTTGACCGCCGGACTGGTGGGCGGTTTCGGTGAGGACTACGGCCGCACGGCGGGAGCGCATTCTGTTCATGACGCCCTGACGATTCTGCCGCAGAGTCATCGGCTGCTGCATGGAAGCAAGGTGGCTTACGGAGTGCTCGTCCAACTCGTGCTTGAAGGCAAACGGGAGGAGATTGGCCGCCTTCTTCCATTCTATCAAGAGATCGGGCTTCCAGCCTCCTTGCAGGATATGGGCCTGGGCGGTCTGACCCGTGATGACCGGTTTAGAGTGGCTGCCCATGCGGTTTTGCCCGGAGCATCCATTCACCGAATGCCGGGAACGTTCGATACGGTCAAAGTGGCGGATGCCATGGAAGAGCTGGAGAG
- a CDS encoding phosphotransferase, protein MLADIEIQRRATEDINLEILESLQLGWAHRDLWVDNLLFNDSQLTAILDFDRLNYDYPQLDVARAVMSCALDNSLDVSLASAFIEGYSEERSVTEGYLTNYANEETIGKELTWQHLFFCSSSNWQDNGVTNRYIMVILDYSQWR, encoded by the coding sequence TTGCTTGCTGACATAGAAATACAACGCAGAGCAACTGAAGATATAAATTTAGAAATACTCGAATCCCTTCAATTAGGATGGGCACATCGTGACTTATGGGTCGATAATCTTTTATTCAATGATAGCCAATTAACAGCAATTCTTGATTTTGATCGACTTAATTATGATTATCCGCAACTTGACGTTGCCCGTGCCGTAATGTCATGTGCTTTAGATAATAGTTTGGATGTCTCCCTCGCTTCAGCGTTTATTGAAGGATATAGTGAGGAACGATCTGTGACGGAGGGTTATTTAACAAATTATGCTAACGAAGAAACGATAGGGAAGGAGCTTACCTGGCAGCATCTCTTTTTTTGTTCATCAAGTAACTGGCAGGATAATGGAGTAACAAACCGCTATATTATGGTAATATTGGATTACTCGCAATGGAGGTGA
- a CDS encoding methionine ABC transporter permease: MNTIITADQLFQALRETVVMVGVSLFFGALLGIPIGIVLVITRPGGILQNRFVFAVLNPLINVIRSLPFIILLVAIIPFTRLLVHTSIGTSAAIVPLVVYVAPYIGRLVENSLLEVSPGIMEAAEAMGATTFQVIWHFLLPEAFGSLILTMTTATIGLIGATAMAGTVGGGGIGDLAISYGYQRFDTFVILVTVAILIVFVQGIQSAGNRFARKARRD; encoded by the coding sequence ATGAATACGATTATTACAGCTGATCAGCTGTTTCAGGCGCTGCGTGAAACGGTGGTCATGGTGGGGGTATCGCTGTTTTTTGGGGCGCTGCTCGGTATTCCGATCGGCATCGTGCTTGTCATTACCCGGCCCGGAGGCATCCTGCAGAACCGGTTCGTATTCGCTGTGCTTAATCCGCTGATCAATGTGATCCGGTCGCTGCCGTTTATTATTTTGCTGGTCGCAATTATTCCGTTCACCCGGCTGCTCGTTCATACTTCGATTGGGACCAGCGCCGCTATCGTTCCCCTGGTTGTCTATGTGGCGCCGTATATCGGCCGGCTAGTAGAGAACTCTCTGCTGGAAGTCAGTCCCGGAATCATGGAAGCGGCTGAAGCGATGGGAGCGACAACGTTTCAGGTGATCTGGCATTTTCTGCTCCCTGAGGCGTTCGGTTCCCTGATTCTAACGATGACTACCGCGACCATTGGACTTATCGGCGCAACGGCGATGGCCGGAACAGTCGGCGGGGGAGGCATCGGCGATCTCGCCATTTCCTATGGATATCAGCGTTTTGACACCTTCGTTATTCTCGTTACGGTCGCCATTCTCATCGTTTTTGTTCAGGGCATACAATCTGCGGGGAACCGGTTCGCCCGAAAGGCCCGCCGGGATTAG
- a CDS encoding SDR family NAD(P)-dependent oxidoreductase, whose protein sequence is MLTIDLTGKTLVITGGLSGIGKGIADLFLQAGANVVIGDIACEWKEITQDRLAVIRCDVTRAEDADKLIGFAVETFGRIDFVVNNSGISTMDYAVDIKEGDWDKVMDVNAKGVYLVSQAGARQMLRQGGGGRIINIASQAGKNGYRCMGGYVASKHAVLGFTKVMALELAREQILVNAVCPGIVETDMKRRERVEGAQLRGMTPEDILAEDCSQVPLGRTAQPEDVANVVLFLASPLASYMTGQAINVTGGMTMN, encoded by the coding sequence ATGCTGACAATCGATTTGACCGGCAAGACGCTGGTCATTACCGGAGGTCTGTCCGGTATCGGCAAAGGCATTGCGGATCTGTTCCTGCAGGCGGGCGCCAATGTCGTTATCGGGGATATCGCCTGTGAATGGAAGGAAATCACCCAGGACCGTCTGGCGGTTATCCGCTGCGACGTTACCCGCGCGGAGGACGCGGATAAACTGATCGGCTTTGCCGTGGAGACATTCGGCAGAATCGATTTCGTGGTGAACAACAGCGGCATCTCCACCATGGATTATGCGGTGGATATTAAAGAAGGTGATTGGGATAAGGTTATGGACGTCAACGCCAAAGGCGTCTATCTTGTCTCCCAGGCGGGAGCGAGGCAAATGCTGCGGCAGGGCGGCGGCGGACGCATCATCAATATCGCCTCGCAGGCCGGCAAGAACGGCTACCGCTGCATGGGAGGATATGTCGCTTCCAAGCATGCCGTGCTCGGATTTACGAAGGTTATGGCTCTGGAGCTTGCCCGAGAGCAGATTCTGGTGAATGCGGTTTGCCCGGGCATTGTCGAGACGGACATGAAGCGGCGTGAACGCGTAGAAGGCGCGCAGCTGCGCGGGATGACGCCGGAGGACATACTGGCCGAGGACTGTTCACAGGTGCCGCTGGGCCGGACGGCGCAGCCGGAGGATGTCGCGAACGTTGTGCTTTTTCTGGCCAGCCCCCTTGCCTCGTACATGACCGGACAGGCGATCAATGTGACGGGCGGCATGACCATGAATTAA
- a CDS encoding S-ribosylhomocysteine lyase: protein MAKVESFQLDHTKVKAPYVRVAGTERNAAGSIVQKYDLRLLQPNTDALPTAALHTLEHLLATYLRDELPGIIDISPMGCRTGFYLIIWDEHEPSTVAAALTKVLRKVLETETVPAVSALECGNYKDHSLFGAKEYAKLVLEAGISDDPFTRR, encoded by the coding sequence ATGGCTAAAGTCGAAAGTTTTCAATTGGATCATACGAAAGTCAAGGCGCCTTATGTACGGGTGGCCGGAACAGAACGAAACGCAGCAGGCAGTATTGTTCAAAAATACGATCTGAGACTGCTTCAACCCAATACCGACGCGCTGCCGACCGCTGCCCTTCATACGCTGGAGCATTTGCTGGCAACTTACTTGCGCGATGAACTCCCCGGAATCATTGATATTTCGCCTATGGGATGCCGCACCGGCTTCTATCTGATTATCTGGGATGAGCATGAGCCGTCAACGGTAGCGGCGGCGCTGACCAAAGTGCTGCGCAAGGTTCTGGAAACGGAGACCGTACCTGCGGTCAGCGCTCTGGAATGCGGCAACTACAAGGACCATTCCTTGTTCGGTGCGAAGGAATATGCGAAGCTCGTGCTTGAGGCGGGCATCAGCGACGACCCCTTCACGCGCCGCTAA
- a CDS encoding MetQ/NlpA family ABC transporter substrate-binding protein, whose product MQPNVAVAQGEIDANVFQHSLYLESINKREGINLIGAVQVPTPPMGLYSKKHKSLDEISDGAQVNLPNEPVNMLRALTILKEVGWITLKDNIDPLQTSLNDVTSNPHNIKFVPTEPAQGPQALQDVDFAAIQGNFAIANNIKLTTALKLENMTDPFTNIVAVDSKNKDKQFVKDIIEGYHSQEFKDYIKSNSDYEGYRLPAYFND is encoded by the coding sequence ATTCAACCGAATGTGGCCGTAGCGCAAGGGGAGATTGACGCCAATGTCTTTCAGCATTCCCTGTACCTTGAGTCGATCAACAAAAGAGAAGGGATTAATCTGATTGGCGCGGTTCAAGTTCCGACTCCTCCAATGGGCCTGTATTCCAAGAAGCATAAGAGCCTGGATGAGATCAGCGACGGCGCTCAGGTCAATCTGCCGAACGAGCCTGTCAACATGCTGCGGGCTTTGACCATTCTGAAAGAAGTTGGCTGGATTACGCTGAAGGATAATATTGATCCGCTGCAAACTTCGCTTAATGACGTAACTTCCAATCCGCATAATATCAAATTTGTGCCGACGGAGCCCGCTCAAGGACCTCAGGCGCTTCAGGATGTGGATTTTGCCGCCATTCAGGGCAACTTCGCCATTGCGAATAACATCAAACTCACAACGGCGCTTAAGCTTGAAAATATGACGGACCCGTTCACCAACATCGTGGCTGTAGACAGCAAAAATAAAGACAAGCAGTTCGTAAAGGATATCATTGAGGGCTATCATTCACAGGAATTCAAGGACTATATCAAATCCAATTCTGATTATGAAGGTTACAGATTGCCTGCTTATTTCAATGATTAA
- a CDS encoding undecaprenyldiphospho-muramoylpentapeptide beta-N-acetylglucosaminyltransferase, with product MKRIMFTGGGSAGHVTVNIALIPKFIQAGWATGYIGSVDGIERQLINSKLNVSYHSISTGKLRRYFDWQNVKDPFKVVKGIFEAYQIIKKQKPNVVFSKGGFVSVPVVIGAWLNKIPVIIHESDYTPGLANRLASPFANIICTTFPETAAAFSNNKCRYIGPVLRDKLKHGDAERGRIFTGFSKMKKPSLLIMGGSLGARRINTVVRESLFHLTKNFRVVHLCGKGQLDPSLSHPDYRQYEYINEELPDVLSMCDLVISRAGSNSIFEFLALKKPMILIPLTKEQSRGDQLLNAASFERKGYCKVLQEEHLTSNSLIANVNDLAANKKLYVQNMDKFQQSDGLTLLYNLIIQTAKK from the coding sequence ATGAAGAGAATAATGTTTACTGGTGGTGGATCTGCGGGACACGTAACCGTAAATATCGCGTTGATACCAAAATTCATTCAGGCAGGCTGGGCAACCGGATACATTGGGTCGGTGGATGGGATTGAAAGGCAATTAATTAACTCTAAATTAAATGTAAGCTACCACTCCATTTCTACAGGGAAGCTGAGACGGTATTTCGATTGGCAAAACGTTAAGGACCCTTTTAAAGTAGTAAAAGGAATTTTTGAGGCATACCAGATTATTAAGAAGCAAAAACCAAACGTTGTATTCAGTAAAGGTGGATTTGTTTCCGTTCCCGTTGTTATTGGAGCGTGGTTGAACAAAATTCCCGTAATAATACATGAATCGGACTATACCCCAGGGTTAGCAAATAGACTTGCAAGTCCATTTGCTAATATCATTTGCACCACTTTTCCGGAAACAGCTGCTGCTTTTAGTAACAATAAATGTCGCTACATAGGTCCCGTACTTAGAGATAAATTAAAACATGGAGATGCTGAACGAGGACGGATATTTACGGGGTTTTCCAAAATGAAAAAGCCCTCACTCTTGATAATGGGAGGAAGCTTAGGAGCACGAAGGATAAACACTGTGGTTCGAGAATCCTTATTTCATTTAACTAAAAATTTCAGAGTCGTACATCTATGTGGAAAAGGCCAACTGGATCCCTCTTTATCTCATCCAGATTATCGCCAATACGAATACATAAACGAAGAATTACCAGATGTACTGTCTATGTGCGATCTTGTTATTTCTCGAGCTGGCTCTAACTCAATCTTTGAGTTTTTAGCATTAAAGAAACCGATGATCCTAATTCCACTTACTAAAGAACAGAGTAGAGGAGATCAACTTCTAAATGCAGCTTCATTTGAGCGGAAAGGTTACTGCAAGGTTTTGCAGGAGGAACACTTAACTTCGAATTCTTTGATAGCTAATGTCAATGATCTGGCAGCAAATAAAAAACTTTACGTTCAAAACATGGATAAATTTCAGCAGAGTGATGGATTAACACTTCTTTATAACTTGATTATTCAAACCGCAAAGAAGTAA
- a CDS encoding methionine ABC transporter ATP-binding protein, with translation MIELKDIHKTFKRKGQTIEALKGVNLRVDKGDIFGVIGYSGAGKSTLIRMVNYLERPTKGRVFVEGEALDQFSPAQLRKTKKKIGMIFQHFNLLESKTVYDNIAIPLVLLKQDKKRIRERVTELLQFIGLADKADSYPNELSGGQKQRVGIARALASNPSILLCDEATSALDPQTTKSILDLLKKINEEYHITILIITHEMAVIQQICNKVAVMEKGEIIEQGEVLEVFGNPQHPTTESFVRTVIQTSVPESVLQSLSPERAGRLFKLKFVGGNASEPIIDSLIRKYNVSVNILFANMSEIQSTTLGTMILQLGGEDRDIFRAVEFLGSRGVEIGELQELQEFQNHRKDPVIEESHKDRVIKEVTAV, from the coding sequence ATGATCGAATTAAAGGATATTCACAAAACGTTTAAACGCAAAGGACAGACGATCGAAGCGCTGAAGGGCGTAAACCTGCGGGTGGATAAAGGCGATATTTTTGGAGTCATCGGGTACAGCGGCGCCGGCAAAAGCACACTGATCCGGATGGTGAATTATCTGGAGCGGCCGACGAAAGGCCGGGTTTTCGTAGAGGGTGAAGCGCTGGATCAATTCTCCCCGGCGCAGCTTCGCAAGACCAAGAAGAAAATCGGCATGATCTTTCAGCATTTCAACCTGCTGGAATCGAAGACGGTATACGATAACATCGCCATTCCGCTCGTGCTGCTGAAGCAGGACAAGAAGCGCATCCGTGAGCGCGTGACCGAGCTTCTGCAGTTTATCGGGCTTGCCGACAAAGCGGACAGCTACCCGAATGAATTGTCGGGGGGCCAGAAGCAGCGGGTGGGCATTGCCCGGGCGCTGGCGAGCAATCCTTCGATTCTTCTCTGCGACGAAGCCACCTCGGCGCTTGATCCGCAGACGACCAAATCCATTCTGGACCTGCTGAAAAAAATAAACGAAGAATATCATATCACCATTCTCATCATCACGCATGAAATGGCCGTCATTCAGCAAATCTGCAACAAGGTGGCCGTCATGGAAAAAGGCGAGATCATCGAGCAGGGCGAGGTGCTGGAAGTCTTCGGCAATCCGCAGCATCCCACTACGGAGAGCTTCGTGCGGACTGTTATCCAGACCTCTGTGCCGGAAAGCGTGCTCCAGAGCCTGAGTCCGGAACGAGCGGGGCGGCTGTTCAAGTTGAAATTTGTAGGCGGCAACGCCTCGGAGCCGATCATCGACAGCCTGATTCGAAAATATAACGTCAGCGTCAATATTCTGTTTGCCAACATGAGCGAAATCCAGAGCACAACTCTGGGCACGATGATTCTGCAGCTCGGCGGCGAGGATAGGGATATTTTCCGGGCGGTTGAATTTCTCGGATCACGGGGCGTTGAGATTGGAGAGCTTCAGGAGCTTCAGGAATTTCAGAACCACCGGAAGGACCCGGTTATTGAAGAAAGTCATAAGGACCGAGTGATTAAGGAGGTGACAGCGGTATGA
- a CDS encoding aminotransferase class I/II-fold pyridoxal phosphate-dependent enzyme — protein sequence MNFKSSAVVGRLPEHYFRALKEKVADYRSRGIDIIDLSSGNPDQPTPEHIVRSLKEAADKPENHGYPPFYGKKSTLEAVAAFYKREYGVDLDPETEIAVFHGSSTGIMGIAQALLGSGDVLLTANPAYPPYYAAAAMAGAEVHAIPVYEKDGFLPDYRTVPEEIIQRVKLLLLNYPNNPTGAVATRGFFEQSLALAAEYHFPVVNDFAYGAFGFGGLRPISLMQIPGGKEYGVEIYTLSKTYNMAGWRFGFAVGNASVIGALKLFHTHAYSTIFGGVQDAAAAALLGPQSNVQRLVETYERRRDVLVSKLRSIGWEVSAPSGTFFAWFKVPEGYRSLEFAEKLLEEAHVAVAPGEGFGSQGDSYVRIGLVNSEEQLLEAAERIARTGIFRKSAVQLSEGRP from the coding sequence GTGAATTTTAAATCTTCCGCTGTCGTCGGCCGGCTCCCCGAGCACTATTTCAGGGCACTTAAGGAAAAGGTGGCCGACTACCGCAGCAGGGGCATTGATATTATCGATCTGTCCAGCGGCAATCCGGATCAGCCGACCCCGGAGCATATTGTCCGCAGCCTGAAGGAAGCAGCCGACAAGCCGGAGAACCATGGATACCCCCCTTTTTACGGAAAAAAGAGCACGCTTGAAGCCGTCGCCGCCTTCTATAAGCGCGAGTATGGCGTTGATCTGGACCCGGAAACGGAGATCGCCGTATTTCACGGATCGAGCACCGGAATTATGGGAATCGCGCAAGCATTGCTCGGTTCCGGCGATGTTCTGCTAACGGCCAACCCGGCCTATCCTCCTTATTATGCGGCGGCCGCGATGGCCGGGGCGGAGGTGCACGCGATTCCCGTATACGAGAAAGACGGATTTCTTCCGGACTACCGCACGGTCCCGGAGGAAATCATCCAGCGCGTGAAGCTGCTGCTGCTTAATTATCCGAACAATCCTACCGGAGCGGTGGCGACGAGGGGCTTCTTCGAGCAGTCGCTCGCTTTGGCCGCAGAGTATCATTTCCCGGTGGTGAACGATTTTGCCTACGGCGCGTTCGGGTTTGGCGGCCTGAGGCCGATCAGTCTTATGCAGATACCGGGCGGCAAGGAATACGGCGTGGAAATTTATACGTTGTCCAAGACCTACAATATGGCGGGCTGGCGGTTCGGGTTCGCTGTCGGCAACGCTTCGGTCATCGGCGCCCTTAAGCTGTTCCACACGCATGCGTACAGCACGATATTTGGAGGGGTGCAGGATGCGGCCGCTGCCGCTCTGCTTGGACCGCAGAGTAATGTGCAACGGCTCGTGGAGACCTATGAACGCAGACGCGACGTGTTAGTCTCGAAGCTGCGGAGCATCGGATGGGAGGTTTCCGCTCCCTCAGGAACCTTTTTTGCCTGGTTTAAAGTGCCGGAAGGCTACCGTTCGCTGGAATTTGCCGAGAAATTGCTGGAAGAGGCCCATGTGGCGGTCGCTCCGGGCGAGGGATTCGGCTCGCAGGGCGATTCCTATGTGCGGATCGGACTCGTGAACAGCGAGGAACAGCTGCTGGAAGCCGCTGAGCGGATTGCAAGAACGGGAATCTTCCGCAAGTCTGCCGTTCAGTTAAGCGAAGGGAGACCATGA